In Streptomyces sp. NBC_00569, a single genomic region encodes these proteins:
- a CDS encoding SRPBCC family protein, which produces MTNEPREFEIAREFEVDATPEQVWEALTSGTGGWLWPMEYEPKEGGRGPHGATITAWDPEHRLTARSDNAEALPPFQTLNQLDHVIEARDGGTRAWVRYVHSGIFVDNWDEYYDGADKHTDFYLHTLRQYLTHFAGRPVAFAMFDGPAGSAGPEALAAVGRALGLPDDAAEGAKLRVRGPGGESLEAVLDYRNPSFIGLRTDDAMYRFFGRGRWGAPVGIVVHDFAPDADAAQDEAAWRGWLDGVFA; this is translated from the coding sequence ATGACGAACGAACCCAGGGAATTCGAGATCGCCCGCGAGTTCGAGGTCGACGCCACCCCCGAGCAGGTCTGGGAGGCGCTCACCTCGGGCACCGGCGGCTGGCTGTGGCCGATGGAGTACGAGCCCAAGGAGGGCGGCCGCGGCCCCCACGGCGCCACGATCACCGCCTGGGACCCGGAGCACCGGCTCACCGCCCGCTCGGACAACGCGGAAGCGCTGCCCCCGTTCCAGACCCTCAACCAGCTGGACCATGTCATCGAGGCCCGCGACGGCGGCACCCGCGCCTGGGTCCGCTACGTCCACAGCGGGATCTTCGTCGACAACTGGGACGAGTACTACGACGGCGCCGACAAGCACACCGACTTCTACCTGCACACGCTGCGCCAGTACCTGACGCACTTCGCGGGCCGACCCGTCGCCTTCGCCATGTTCGACGGGCCCGCCGGGTCGGCCGGCCCCGAGGCCCTCGCCGCCGTCGGCCGCGCCCTCGGTCTGCCCGACGACGCCGCCGAGGGCGCCAAGCTGCGCGTGCGGGGCCCCGGCGGCGAGAGCCTGGAAGCCGTACTCGACTACCGCAACCCGTCCTTCATCGGCCTGCGCACCGACGACGCCATGTACCGCTTCTTCGGCCGCGGCCGCTGGGGCGCGCCCGTCGGCATCGTCGTCCACGACTTTGCGCCGGACGCCGACGCCGCGCAGGACGAGGCGGCCTGGCGCGGCTGGCTGGACGGGGTCTTCGCCTGA
- a CDS encoding endonuclease/exonuclease/phosphatase family protein, with the protein MPSKNSSRLAALTVAAVCSTVSAVFLTSPAHADAIRIHDIQGATRTSPLAGKQVTDVAGVVTGVRTYGSSKGFWIQDTAPDDDPATSEGVFVFTSSAPKAAAGDAVTVSGTVSEYVPGGASSGNQSVTEITKPTVTVVSSGNALPAATVIDAKSVPAAYAPAGDPAANGSVNALPLRPSKYALDLYESLEGMNVRVGSSRVVTASDAYAELWVTVKPHENPTRRGGTVYGSYGSQNTGRLQIQSLGTVADFPTANVGDTLAGRTEGPLDYTQFGGYTLVARELGTLDKGGLERETTRKQKRGELAVATYNVENLDPADGTFAAHAAAIVDHLQSPDVVSLEEIQDNNGAKDDGTVAADVTVNKLIDAIVAAGGPKYDWRSVDPVNDQDGGEPGGNIRQVFLFNPERVSFTDRAGGDSTTPVGVTRTHGRAALTASPGRIAPADEAWKNSRKPLAGEFVFRGKTVFVIANHFASKGGDQGLTAQYQPPARSSETQRHAQADAVNGFVKEILKAQKNADVVTLGDINDFEFSGTAQRLEDGGALWSAIKSLPKSERYTYDYQGNSQVLDQILISPSIRHDDFAYDSVHVNSEFNDQISDHDPQVLRFRP; encoded by the coding sequence TTGCCGAGCAAGAACTCGTCGCGCCTCGCCGCGCTGACCGTCGCCGCCGTCTGCTCCACCGTCTCCGCCGTCTTCCTCACCTCGCCCGCGCACGCGGACGCGATACGCATCCATGACATCCAGGGCGCGACCCGGACCTCCCCGCTGGCCGGGAAACAGGTCACGGACGTGGCCGGTGTGGTCACGGGCGTCAGAACCTACGGTTCGTCCAAGGGCTTCTGGATCCAGGACACGGCTCCCGACGACGACCCCGCCACCAGCGAGGGTGTCTTCGTCTTCACCAGCTCGGCCCCGAAGGCCGCCGCCGGCGACGCGGTGACGGTCTCGGGCACGGTCTCGGAGTACGTCCCCGGCGGCGCCTCGTCGGGCAACCAGTCCGTCACGGAGATCACCAAGCCGACGGTCACGGTCGTGTCGTCGGGGAACGCGCTCCCGGCCGCCACGGTCATCGACGCGAAGTCGGTGCCCGCCGCGTACGCCCCGGCCGGCGACCCGGCGGCGAACGGCTCGGTCAACGCGCTGCCGCTGCGCCCGTCGAAGTACGCCCTGGACCTCTACGAGTCCCTGGAGGGCATGAACGTACGCGTCGGCTCCTCCCGTGTCGTCACCGCCTCCGACGCGTACGCCGAGCTGTGGGTGACCGTCAAGCCGCACGAGAACCCCACACGCCGCGGCGGCACCGTCTACGGCTCGTACGGGTCCCAGAACACGGGCCGCCTCCAGATCCAGTCGCTCGGCACGGTCGCCGACTTCCCCACGGCGAACGTCGGGGACACCCTGGCCGGACGGACCGAAGGCCCCCTGGACTACACCCAGTTCGGCGGTTACACGCTGGTCGCGCGGGAGCTCGGCACCCTGGACAAGGGGGGCCTGGAGCGGGAGACGACGCGGAAGCAGAAGCGCGGCGAGCTGGCCGTGGCCACGTACAACGTCGAGAACCTGGACCCGGCCGACGGCACGTTCGCCGCGCACGCGGCCGCGATCGTCGACCACCTCCAGTCGCCCGACGTCGTGTCCCTGGAGGAGATCCAGGACAACAACGGCGCGAAGGACGACGGCACGGTCGCCGCGGACGTCACGGTGAACAAGCTGATCGACGCGATCGTCGCCGCCGGCGGCCCGAAGTACGACTGGCGCTCCGTCGACCCGGTCAACGACCAGGACGGCGGCGAGCCCGGCGGCAACATCCGCCAGGTGTTCCTCTTCAACCCCGAGCGCGTCTCGTTCACCGACCGCGCGGGCGGCGACTCCACGACCCCCGTGGGCGTGACGCGGACGCACGGCCGGGCGGCGCTGACCGCGTCCCCGGGCCGGATCGCCCCGGCCGACGAGGCGTGGAAGAACAGCCGCAAGCCGCTCGCGGGCGAGTTCGTCTTCCGCGGGAAGACCGTCTTCGTCATCGCCAACCACTTCGCGTCCAAGGGCGGCGACCAGGGCCTGACGGCGCAGTACCAGCCGCCGGCGCGCAGCTCGGAGACCCAGCGCCACGCGCAGGCGGACGCGGTGAACGGCTTCGTGAAGGAGATCCTGAAGGCGCAGAAGAACGCCGACGTCGTGACACTCGGCGACATCAACGACTTCGAGTTCTCCGGCACGGCGCAGCGCCTCGAGGACGGCGGCGCCCTGTGGTCGGCGATCAAGTCCCTGCCGAAGAGTGAGCGTTACACGTACGACTACCAGGGCAACAGCCAGGTCCTCGACCAGATCCTGATCAGCCCCTCGATCCGGCACGACGACTTCGCGTACGACAGCGTGCACGTCAACAGCGAGTTCAACGACCAGATCAGCGACCACGACCCGCAGGTGCTGCGGTTCCGTCCGTAG
- a CDS encoding alkaline phosphatase PhoX, with the protein MSLTRRDFTRRSAATGAGIALAGTVGALATAPGALAAEGEYEDVAGTEGHEGHDGHHPGVGYGPLADDPKGLLALPAGFSYRVITYTGRTTLESGESTPSNHDGTATFEGPRGATLLVNNHEIGGARTKAKYPVPLAEGLVYDPAAAGGCTVVEVRRDGQVAEWVGIAGTATNCAGGRTPWDTWLTCEETEDKAGANGMTKDHGYVFEVDPADRRANREPKPIKAFGRYAHEAVVIDPKRGHAYLTEDASGPNGLLYRWTPPKGFHHGRGKLRTLADDAGVLQATRCFDSGGRFVDDLSRATQIGTVYGVDWVDVPDRDARTVSVRKQFADGEVTRARKLEGMWWADGGTYIVSSFAREESPVQHDGQVWFYDPKRRTLTLKVLLGVNADPSKDGAFDGPDNITVSPYGGLVIAEDGNGIQHLFGATDSGRTYPIARNELNIGTEQEPEYSEFTGVTFSPDGRTLYANIQTPGIMLAITGPWKRQRSN; encoded by the coding sequence ATGTCGCTCACCCGCAGGGACTTCACGAGACGCTCCGCCGCCACGGGCGCGGGCATCGCCCTGGCCGGCACCGTCGGCGCGCTCGCCACCGCTCCCGGTGCGCTGGCCGCCGAAGGTGAATACGAGGACGTCGCCGGCACCGAGGGTCACGAGGGCCACGACGGGCACCACCCCGGTGTCGGTTACGGCCCGCTCGCCGACGACCCGAAGGGCCTGCTCGCACTGCCCGCCGGATTCTCGTACCGCGTCATCACGTACACCGGCAGGACGACCCTGGAGTCGGGCGAGTCCACCCCGTCCAACCACGACGGCACCGCCACCTTCGAGGGTCCCCGCGGCGCCACGCTGCTCGTCAACAACCACGAGATCGGCGGCGCCCGCACCAAGGCGAAGTACCCGGTGCCGCTCGCCGAGGGACTCGTCTACGACCCGGCCGCCGCCGGTGGCTGCACCGTCGTCGAGGTCCGCCGCGACGGACAGGTCGCCGAGTGGGTCGGCATCGCCGGCACCGCCACCAACTGCGCGGGCGGGCGCACCCCTTGGGACACCTGGCTGACCTGCGAGGAGACCGAGGACAAGGCCGGCGCCAACGGCATGACCAAGGACCACGGCTACGTCTTCGAGGTCGACCCCGCGGACCGCCGCGCGAACCGCGAGCCGAAGCCCATCAAGGCCTTCGGCCGGTACGCGCACGAGGCCGTCGTCATCGACCCCAAGCGCGGCCACGCCTACCTCACCGAGGACGCGTCCGGGCCCAACGGCCTGCTCTACCGCTGGACCCCGCCGAAGGGCTTCCACCACGGCCGCGGCAAGCTGCGCACGCTCGCCGACGACGCGGGCGTCCTCCAGGCCACCAGGTGCTTCGACTCCGGCGGCCGTTTCGTCGACGACCTGTCGCGCGCCACCCAGATCGGCACGGTCTACGGCGTCGACTGGGTCGACGTGCCCGACCGCGACGCCAGGACCGTCTCCGTGCGCAAGCAGTTCGCCGACGGTGAGGTCACCCGCGCCCGCAAGCTCGAAGGCATGTGGTGGGCCGACGGCGGGACGTACATCGTCTCCTCGTTCGCCCGTGAGGAGAGCCCCGTCCAGCACGACGGACAGGTCTGGTTCTACGACCCCAAGCGCCGCACCCTGACGCTCAAGGTCCTGCTCGGCGTGAACGCCGACCCGTCCAAGGACGGCGCCTTCGACGGCCCGGACAACATCACGGTCTCCCCGTACGGCGGCCTCGTCATCGCCGAGGACGGCAACGGCATCCAGCACCTGTTCGGCGCGACCGACAGCGGACGCACGTACCCGATCGCGCGCAACGAACTGAACATCGGCACCGAACAGGAGCCCGAGTACAGCGAGTTCACCGGCGTCACGTTCTCGCCCGACGGCCGGACCCTCTACGCCAACATCCAGACCCCGGGCATCATGCTCGCCATCACGGGACCGTGGAAGCGCCAGCGCTCCAACTGA
- a CDS encoding serine/threonine-protein kinase, which produces MVRLADYRLVSQLGDSGTGTAHLARSPAGQVVVVRTVREPLAAEPLFRARYRWETEAARAVRGPFTAAVLDADPEAAMPWLAAEFCVGPSLSEAVAALGLPDPGALAAIGASLAGALTAIHATGLVHGDLKPANVVVTPAGPKVIDFGVAKAAVPGGGTPGTGEPAAEPVGSPGFMAPEQITHAVPAGTPADVFALGALLGLCATGRNPHGAGNAPHVIHRTLHEPPDLVGVPDQEWEAFLARCLAKSPYARPTVPEVLAWCVARATPYPWWEQEEVAALIHVHEESLAERLSAEEQD; this is translated from the coding sequence ATGGTGCGTCTCGCGGATTACCGCCTCGTCAGTCAGCTCGGGGACAGCGGCACGGGGACCGCCCACCTGGCGCGCTCCCCCGCGGGCCAGGTCGTGGTGGTCAGGACGGTGCGGGAACCTCTCGCGGCCGAGCCGCTGTTCAGGGCGCGGTACCGGTGGGAGACGGAGGCTGCGCGGGCCGTGCGGGGGCCCTTCACGGCGGCCGTGCTCGACGCCGATCCCGAGGCGGCGATGCCCTGGCTCGCGGCCGAGTTCTGCGTGGGCCCCTCGCTGTCCGAGGCGGTGGCGGCGCTCGGCCTCCCGGACCCGGGGGCTCTGGCCGCGATCGGCGCTTCGCTCGCCGGGGCGCTCACGGCGATCCACGCGACGGGACTCGTGCACGGCGATCTCAAGCCGGCGAACGTCGTCGTGACGCCGGCCGGGCCCAAGGTCATCGACTTCGGTGTCGCGAAGGCGGCGGTCCCGGGCGGCGGGACACCCGGCACCGGCGAACCGGCCGCCGAACCGGTCGGCTCCCCCGGCTTCATGGCGCCCGAGCAGATCACCCACGCCGTCCCGGCCGGCACGCCCGCGGACGTGTTCGCGCTCGGCGCGCTGCTCGGCCTCTGCGCGACGGGCCGCAATCCGCACGGCGCGGGCAACGCCCCGCACGTCATCCACCGCACACTCCACGAGCCGCCGGACCTCGTCGGCGTCCCGGACCAGGAGTGGGAGGCATTCCTCGCCCGCTGCCTGGCCAAGTCCCCGTACGCCCGTCCGACGGTCCCCGAGGTCCTGGCGTGGTGCGTCGCGCGGGCGACCCCGTATCCCTGGTGGGAGCAGGAAGAGGTCGCGGCCCTCATCCATGTGCACGAGGAGTCGCTCGCGGAGCGGCTGTCGGCGGAGGAGCAGGACTGA
- a CDS encoding GntR family transcriptional regulator: protein MAAIRRVQRTLLRDQACTAIRDAIVGGDIAPGAVVRDADLAELLGLSRAPVRAAFSRLVDEGLLETKPQSHTRVTPLVAADVRDAAAVVRAMHELAVRTAVPRLTRADTDAMREANRRFAAAVAAGDVDAALRADDELHGVPVRVSGNRAAADTVARYTPLIRRLERRRFGQGAACGSAEPHARLIDACAAGDVTGAVRITTEIWRVLEELADEEA, encoded by the coding sequence ATGGCGGCCATCCGACGGGTGCAGCGCACCCTCCTCAGAGACCAGGCGTGCACCGCGATCCGTGACGCCATCGTCGGCGGGGACATCGCGCCCGGCGCGGTCGTGCGTGACGCGGATCTCGCCGAACTCCTCGGCCTGTCCCGCGCGCCCGTCCGCGCGGCGTTCTCACGGCTCGTGGACGAGGGGCTCCTGGAGACCAAGCCGCAGAGCCACACCAGGGTCACCCCCCTGGTGGCGGCCGACGTCCGGGACGCGGCCGCCGTCGTACGCGCCATGCACGAACTCGCCGTCCGCACCGCCGTGCCCCGGCTCACCCGCGCCGACACCGACGCGATGCGCGAGGCCAACCGGCGGTTCGCCGCCGCCGTCGCGGCCGGTGACGTGGACGCGGCCCTGCGCGCGGACGACGAGCTGCACGGCGTCCCGGTCCGCGTCTCGGGCAACCGCGCCGCGGCGGACACCGTCGCCCGGTACACGCCCCTCATCCGCCGCCTGGAGCGGCGCCGCTTCGGCCAGGGCGCCGCGTGCGGCTCCGCCGAGCCGCACGCCCGCCTCATCGACGCCTGTGCCGCGGGGGACGTGACGGGCGCGGTACGGATCACGACGGAGATCTGGCGCGTACTGGAGGAACTGGCCGACGAGGAGGCGTAG
- a CDS encoding 1-aminocyclopropane-1-carboxylate deaminase, protein MTIDAYERYPLLFGPSPVHPLDRLTAHLGGAALWAKREDCNSGIAYGGNKTRKLEYLVADALAQGCDTLVSIGGVQSNHTRQVAAVAARAGLKCVLVQESWVEWPDSVYDKVGNILISRLAGADVRLVRAGFGIGVKESWEQAVREVEEAGGRPYAIPAGCSEHRLGGLGFAQWAFELAEQERELDIFFDTVVVCSVTGSTQAGMIAGCAALVESGGRPRRILGVDASAEPDRTREQILRIARGTARLIGVRRELTEDDVELDERYHAGTYGVPDEITLDAMRLAARTEGMVTDPVYEGKSMAGMIDLVARGEVGPDATVLYAHLGGQPALNGYSALFQ, encoded by the coding sequence GTGACGATCGACGCGTACGAGCGCTACCCCCTGCTCTTCGGCCCCTCGCCCGTGCACCCGCTGGACCGGCTCACCGCGCACCTCGGCGGCGCCGCCCTCTGGGCCAAGCGGGAGGACTGCAACTCCGGGATCGCCTACGGCGGGAACAAGACCCGCAAGCTGGAGTACCTGGTCGCGGACGCGCTCGCGCAGGGCTGCGACACGCTGGTGTCGATCGGCGGGGTGCAGTCCAACCACACCCGCCAGGTCGCGGCCGTCGCGGCCCGCGCGGGACTCAAGTGCGTGCTCGTGCAGGAGAGTTGGGTCGAGTGGCCCGACTCCGTCTACGACAAGGTCGGCAACATTCTCATCTCCCGGCTCGCGGGCGCGGACGTGCGCCTGGTGCGGGCCGGGTTCGGCATCGGCGTCAAGGAGAGCTGGGAGCAGGCGGTCCGCGAGGTGGAGGAGGCGGGCGGCCGCCCGTACGCGATCCCCGCCGGGTGCTCCGAACACCGCCTCGGCGGCCTGGGTTTCGCCCAGTGGGCCTTCGAACTGGCCGAGCAGGAACGGGAGCTGGACATCTTCTTCGACACCGTCGTGGTCTGCTCGGTCACCGGGTCCACCCAGGCGGGGATGATCGCGGGATGCGCGGCGCTCGTCGAGTCCGGCGGCCGCCCCCGCCGCATCCTCGGTGTCGACGCCTCCGCCGAGCCGGACCGCACCCGCGAGCAGATCCTGCGGATCGCCCGGGGCACGGCCCGGCTCATCGGCGTACGGAGGGAGCTGACGGAGGACGACGTCGAGCTCGACGAGCGCTATCACGCGGGGACGTACGGGGTCCCCGACGAGATCACCCTCGACGCGATGCGGCTGGCGGCCCGCACCGAGGGCATGGTGACCGATCCCGTGTACGAGGGAAAGTCGATGGCCGGGATGATCGACCTGGTGGCCCGGGGAGAGGTCGGCCCCGACGCGACCGTCCTGTACGCCCACCTCGGCGGCCAGCCCGCCCTGAACGGCTACAGCGCGTTGTTCCAGTGA
- a CDS encoding CarD family transcriptional regulator: protein MTRPPSTRRHLPGSPFNVPAKPAPPVEQFAVGDRVSHDQYGLGRIIGVEGDEAVLIDFAGQQGRFLSPFSKLSKL, encoded by the coding sequence ATGACAAGGCCCCCCAGTACGCGCCGCCACCTTCCGGGCAGCCCCTTCAACGTTCCGGCAAAGCCCGCTCCGCCGGTCGAGCAGTTCGCCGTGGGCGACCGCGTTTCCCATGATCAGTACGGCCTCGGCAGGATCATCGGGGTCGAGGGCGACGAAGCCGTGCTCATCGACTTCGCCGGGCAGCAGGGCCGATTCCTGAGCCCGTTCTCCAAGCTGTCCAAGCTCTGA
- a CDS encoding TerD family protein gives MTPGSNIPLSTARVAVDVAAPVRLDVSGLLLTADGKVRSDDDFIFYNQPSGPGVTYRSGGGTAPDAIVVDTAAVPPGIEKIVVTASPDAAGQTFQGIEPTATIRGVDDGSVLATFTPPQLGTETALVVVEIYLRNGAWKVRAVGQGYANGLAGIATDFGVSVEEPAAPAPAQPAQPVQAMPAPTTPPVDPRVAPPAPAPAVPAAAPAAPAPGAGKINLDKGRVSLQKNQTVSLVKGGQPLLSQVKMGLGWEPAFRGKDIDLDASVIAFGPQRNHVDSCYFGKLSIVNGAIKHSGDNLTGEGGGDDEVIVVDLGRLPQEVTGLVFTVNSFSGQKFTEVAKAYCRLIDAATGEELVRFDLTNAEAQTGVMMAKLIRQFSGEWDMTAMGDFVKSRTVRGMVKPAAQAL, from the coding sequence ATGACCCCCGGCTCGAACATCCCGCTGTCCACCGCCCGCGTGGCGGTGGACGTCGCCGCCCCCGTGCGGCTCGACGTCTCGGGCCTGCTGCTCACCGCCGACGGCAAGGTGCGTTCCGACGACGACTTCATCTTCTACAACCAGCCCTCGGGCCCGGGCGTGACCTACCGCTCGGGCGGCGGCACGGCACCGGACGCGATCGTGGTGGACACGGCCGCCGTGCCGCCGGGCATCGAGAAGATCGTCGTCACCGCGAGCCCGGACGCGGCCGGCCAGACCTTCCAGGGCATCGAGCCCACGGCCACGATCAGGGGCGTCGACGACGGCTCCGTGCTCGCCACGTTCACTCCGCCGCAGCTCGGCACCGAGACGGCCCTCGTGGTCGTCGAGATCTACCTGCGCAACGGCGCCTGGAAGGTGCGCGCGGTGGGCCAGGGCTATGCGAACGGCCTGGCGGGCATCGCCACGGACTTCGGCGTGAGCGTCGAGGAGCCCGCGGCCCCGGCCCCGGCGCAGCCCGCACAGCCCGTGCAGGCCATGCCCGCGCCGACGACTCCCCCGGTCGACCCGCGCGTGGCGCCGCCCGCGCCGGCCCCGGCGGTCCCGGCCGCCGCGCCCGCGGCCCCCGCTCCCGGCGCCGGGAAGATCAATCTGGACAAGGGGCGCGTCAGCCTCCAGAAGAACCAGACGGTGTCCCTGGTCAAGGGCGGGCAGCCGCTGCTCTCGCAGGTCAAGATGGGTCTCGGCTGGGAGCCCGCGTTCCGCGGCAAGGACATCGACCTGGACGCGTCGGTCATCGCCTTCGGCCCCCAGCGCAATCACGTGGACAGCTGCTACTTCGGCAAGCTCTCGATCGTGAACGGCGCGATCAAGCACTCCGGCGACAACCTCACGGGCGAGGGCGGCGGGGACGACGAGGTGATCGTCGTCGACCTGGGCCGGCTCCCGCAGGAGGTGACGGGCCTGGTGTTCACGGTGAACTCGTTCTCGGGCCAGAAGTTCACCGAGGTCGCCAAGGCGTACTGCCGCCTCATCGACGCGGCGACGGGCGAGGAGCTGGTCCGCTTCGACCTGACGAACGCGGAGGCGCAGACGGGCGTGATGATGGCGAAGCTGATCCGCCAGTTCTCCGGCGAGTGGGACATGACGGCCATGGGCGACTTCGTGAAGTCCCGGACGGTACGCGGCATGGTCAAGCCGGCGGCGCAGGCGCTCTGA
- a CDS encoding zinc-dependent alcohol dehydrogenase family protein, whose protein sequence is MKAAVIESVGKAVVTEVPDPTPGPRDVVVEVAACGLCGTDLHILQGEFAPTLPVVPGHEFAGVVVGLGRDVREVSIGDRVAVDPSLYCYECRYCRSGHNNLCERWAAIGVTTAGGAARYAVAPVANCVRLPDHVRTEDAALIEPLSCAVRGYDVLNSRLGSHVLIYGSGTMGLMMLELAKRTGAASVDVVDLNADRLATARKLGVSGSGANADELDRPQGWDVVIDATGNAGAIQDGLERVAKAGTFLQFGVADYATRVSIDPYRIYNQEITITGSMAVLHSYERAAELFAGGVLDPDVFISDRLPLDAYPQALDQFASGVGRKIVVVP, encoded by the coding sequence ATGAAGGCCGCCGTCATCGAGTCCGTCGGCAAGGCAGTGGTCACGGAGGTCCCCGACCCCACGCCGGGGCCGCGCGACGTCGTCGTGGAGGTCGCGGCGTGCGGGCTGTGCGGCACCGATCTGCACATCCTCCAGGGCGAGTTCGCGCCGACCCTGCCGGTGGTGCCCGGTCATGAGTTCGCGGGCGTGGTCGTCGGCCTCGGGCGTGACGTGCGCGAGGTGTCGATCGGCGACCGCGTCGCCGTCGACCCTTCCCTCTACTGCTACGAGTGCCGCTACTGCCGCTCGGGCCACAACAACCTCTGTGAGCGGTGGGCCGCGATCGGCGTCACCACCGCGGGCGGCGCCGCCCGGTACGCCGTCGCGCCCGTGGCCAACTGCGTACGCCTCCCCGACCATGTCCGCACCGAGGACGCGGCCCTCATCGAGCCCCTGTCGTGCGCCGTGCGCGGCTACGACGTGCTGAACTCACGCCTCGGCTCCCATGTCCTGATCTACGGCTCCGGGACGATGGGCCTGATGATGCTGGAGCTCGCCAAGCGGACCGGCGCCGCGAGCGTCGACGTCGTGGACCTGAACGCGGACCGGCTCGCCACCGCCCGGAAGCTGGGTGTCTCGGGCTCCGGGGCGAACGCGGACGAGCTCGACCGTCCGCAGGGCTGGGACGTCGTCATCGACGCGACGGGCAACGCGGGCGCGATCCAGGACGGACTCGAGCGGGTCGCGAAGGCGGGGACGTTCCTCCAGTTCGGCGTCGCGGACTACGCCACGCGCGTGTCCATCGACCCGTACCGGATCTACAACCAGGAGATCACCATCACCGGCTCGATGGCCGTCCTGCACAGCTACGAGCGGGCCGCCGAGCTGTTCGCGGGCGGTGTCCTCGACCCGGACGTGTTCATCAGCGACCGACTGCCCCTCGACGCGTATCCGCAGGCGCTCGACCAGTTCGCGTCCGGGGTGGGGCGCAAGATCGTGGTGGTGCCGTGA
- a CDS encoding carbohydrate ABC transporter permease has protein sequence MNLRPPRVKGLGLVAWLAGILFFLPIAWMVLTSFHSEESAATNPPSFAASLTLDGYRDFFGTTGGASPWPALVNSTVASLASTLLVLVLALPAAYALSIRPVKKWTDVLFFFLSTKMLPAVAGLLPIYLFAKNTGMLDNIWLLVILYTSMNLPIAVWMMQSFLAEVPIAVIEAARIDGARLPTLLARVVAPIALPGIAATALICFIFSWNELLFARVLSGVVAQTAPVFLTGFITSQGLFLAKVCAASLVISLPVLAAGFTAQDKLVQGLSLGAVK, from the coding sequence ATGAATCTCCGTCCACCGCGTGTGAAAGGGCTCGGGCTCGTCGCCTGGCTCGCCGGCATCCTGTTCTTCCTGCCCATCGCCTGGATGGTGCTGACGTCCTTCCACTCGGAGGAGAGCGCCGCCACCAACCCGCCCTCGTTCGCGGCGTCCCTCACCCTCGACGGCTACCGCGACTTCTTCGGCACGACGGGCGGCGCGAGCCCGTGGCCCGCGCTCGTCAACTCGACGGTGGCGTCGCTCGCCTCGACGCTGCTCGTCCTGGTCCTGGCCCTGCCGGCCGCGTACGCGCTGTCGATCCGGCCCGTGAAGAAGTGGACCGACGTCCTGTTCTTCTTCCTGTCGACGAAGATGCTCCCCGCCGTTGCGGGCCTCCTGCCGATCTACCTGTTCGCCAAGAACACCGGGATGCTCGACAACATCTGGCTCCTGGTCATCCTCTACACGTCGATGAACCTGCCGATCGCCGTGTGGATGATGCAGTCGTTCCTCGCCGAGGTGCCGATCGCGGTCATCGAGGCCGCGCGGATCGACGGGGCGCGTCTGCCGACCCTCCTCGCGCGCGTGGTGGCCCCCATCGCCCTGCCGGGCATCGCCGCGACGGCACTGATCTGTTTCATCTTCAGCTGGAACGAACTCCTCTTCGCGCGCGTGCTCAGCGGTGTCGTCGCGCAGACCGCGCCCGTCTTCCTGACCGGCTTCATCACGAGCCAGGGCCTGTTCCTGGCCAAGGTGTGCGCCGCGTCCCTCGTGATCTCCCTGCCGGTACTCGCCGCGGGATTCACCGCCCAGGACAAACTGGTCCAGGGCCTGTCGTTGGGAGCTGTGAAATGA